Proteins encoded within one genomic window of Deltaproteobacteria bacterium:
- a CDS encoding undecaprenyl/decaprenyl-phosphate alpha-N-acetylglucosaminyl 1-phosphate transferase, with protein sequence MDWTPPAYLFCFAVSLGVSLAITPWIVETAHRIGLVDRPDGRLKVHEKPVAYMGGIAVFVSFLVGFSPFAHLDRQSLALLLGGNLVVLLGFLDDMGDLPFRTKLLGQTLAVLVVMKAGIAIKIAFLPPVVSLPLSFLWLLGLTNAFNIIDIMDGLSAGVGAIAAFFLIILALAAGQKGLAFMAIALLGALLGFLMYNSHPARIFLGDAGSLFVGFMLGALGMTTEYSRNNHVALLAPILILGVPIFDTLFVMMVRWMRGIPVMKGSPDHFAIRLRNWKLSVRQTVGVSYGAAFLLGLAALAMVFGTETTALVLLGTVSALILAVAVWLKRLDMTL encoded by the coding sequence ATGGACTGGACCCCTCCGGCATACCTGTTCTGTTTCGCCGTTTCGCTGGGGGTGTCGCTGGCCATAACCCCCTGGATAGTGGAGACGGCGCACCGCATCGGTCTCGTGGACAGACCCGACGGGCGGCTCAAGGTGCACGAGAAGCCGGTGGCCTACATGGGGGGGATCGCGGTCTTCGTCTCTTTCCTCGTGGGCTTCTCACCGTTTGCCCATCTGGACCGGCAGAGCCTGGCGCTGCTCCTCGGCGGGAACCTGGTTGTTCTCCTGGGGTTTCTGGATGACATGGGAGACCTGCCGTTCAGGACGAAGCTGCTGGGGCAGACCCTGGCCGTGCTGGTGGTCATGAAGGCGGGCATCGCCATCAAGATCGCCTTTCTTCCTCCTGTTGTGTCCCTTCCGCTTTCCTTTCTCTGGCTTCTGGGCCTGACCAACGCTTTTAACATCATCGACATCATGGACGGGCTGTCCGCCGGGGTTGGGGCCATTGCCGCATTTTTTCTCATTATCCTGGCTCTCGCAGCCGGCCAGAAGGGGCTGGCGTTTATGGCCATTGCCCTTTTGGGGGCGCTCCTGGGGTTTCTGATGTACAATTCACACCCCGCGCGAATCTTTCTGGGTGATGCCGGAAGCCTTTTTGTCGGGTTCATGCTCGGAGCCCTCGGGATGACGACGGAGTACTCGAGGAATAACCACGTGGCGCTTCTGGCCCCCATCCTCATCCTAGGCGTTCCCATCTTCGACACCCTGTTCGTCATGATGGTCCGATGGATGAGGGGGATCCCCGTCATGAAGGGGAGTCCGGACCACTTCGCCATCCGCCTCAGGAATTGGAAACTGTCGGTGAGGCAGACAGTCGGTGTCAGCTATGGCGCGGCGTTCCTGTTGGGGCTCGCGGCGCTGGCCATGGTCTTCGGGACCGAGACCACCGCGCTGGTGCTCCTGGGAACGGTATCCGCCCTGATTCTGGCAGTCGCCGTATGGCTGAAGCGGCTCGACATGACCCTCTGA
- a CDS encoding NAD(P)-binding protein — protein MSHREPVVIIGAGLAGLSAARTLRRADVEVLVLERENRVGGLCRTETVDGFAFDYTGHLLHLRDGWVRDMIIGELAGRLTEHVRNASVFLEETYVPFPIQANFGSLRPDLVKRCIRDSRRAAKAVMPVDPSFARWARAQFGDTLAELFMIPYNRKLYVHPLDEMETSWTSWSIPRPTAEEMEMAARGGDSGTFGYNAVFHYPTRGGIEMLPMMLADGLDDLLALDTGVARIDVGRKVVVTDNNREIGYRHLISTVPLPDLLKMAPNLPGLPAMGAGKLRHSSVMGYCLGLDGPVLRDEHWIYFPEAKFPFYRVGFFTNFSANLAPEGASSLYVEVAHRPGDPPGNGSMGKRIMGGLKSAGIIPPGRRVVAQRSLAMPYAYVFYDRYRKDHLDGILAGLREHSIFSVGRYGAWEYSAMEDAIRWGIEAAGEVMR, from the coding sequence ATGTCCCATAGGGAGCCCGTCGTCATAATCGGCGCCGGGCTGGCGGGGCTGTCCGCAGCCCGTACCCTGCGAAGGGCGGATGTGGAGGTACTGGTTCTGGAAAGGGAAAACAGGGTCGGGGGCCTTTGCCGCACGGAGACGGTGGATGGATTTGCCTTCGACTATACCGGGCATCTTCTCCACCTCAGGGATGGCTGGGTCCGCGATATGATCATCGGAGAGCTTGCCGGGAGATTGACCGAACATGTCCGGAATGCATCGGTTTTTCTCGAGGAAACGTATGTTCCCTTTCCCATACAGGCCAACTTCGGCTCCCTGCGGCCTGACCTGGTTAAAAGGTGCATCCGTGATTCTCGGCGCGCCGCAAAGGCAGTGATGCCGGTCGACCCATCGTTTGCCCGGTGGGCGAGGGCACAGTTCGGGGACACCCTGGCCGAACTCTTCATGATCCCCTACAACCGAAAGCTCTATGTCCACCCCCTGGACGAGATGGAGACATCCTGGACCTCATGGTCCATCCCCCGTCCCACGGCGGAGGAGATGGAGATGGCCGCCAGGGGGGGGGATTCCGGGACCTTCGGTTACAATGCCGTTTTCCATTATCCCACACGGGGTGGAATCGAGATGCTCCCCATGATGCTGGCCGACGGTCTGGATGACCTCCTTGCCCTGGATACGGGTGTTGCCCGTATTGATGTTGGGAGAAAGGTCGTTGTCACCGACAACAACCGGGAGATCGGATACCGGCACCTCATATCTACGGTGCCCCTCCCGGATCTGCTCAAAATGGCCCCGAACCTTCCCGGATTGCCCGCCATGGGCGCCGGAAAACTGCGGCACAGTTCTGTGATGGGCTATTGCCTTGGATTGGACGGGCCGGTGCTTCGGGATGAGCACTGGATCTACTTTCCCGAGGCGAAGTTCCCCTTCTACCGGGTGGGGTTTTTCACCAATTTCTCAGCGAATCTGGCCCCCGAAGGGGCGTCCTCCCTTTACGTCGAGGTGGCCCACCGGCCCGGCGATCCGCCTGGGAACGGTTCAATGGGAAAGCGGATCATGGGAGGGCTGAAATCAGCCGGGATCATTCCCCCGGGCAGGAGGGTCGTTGCCCAGCGGTCCCTCGCCATGCCGTACGCCTACGTTTTTTATGATCGCTATCGCAAGGACCACCTGGATGGGATCCTTGCCGGGCTTCGGGAGCATTCCATCTTTTCCGTCGGCCGCTATGGGGCATGGGAGTATTCGGCCATGGAGGATGCCATCCGATGGGGTATTGAAGCCGCGGGGGAGGTGATGAGGTGA
- a CDS encoding glycosyltransferase family 4 protein: MRCVPVVHVITQLEFGGAQQNTLYTVSKLDRSLFEPVLVTGPGGYLMKEARELDVPLHVAVSLQRRIRPLADFAAFREILGILGSLPRSPAIVHTHSSKAGILGRHAARRAGVPLVVHSIHGFGFTPGQPPLFRKALIEAERITARSTDHFIAVSHSNKADGVEYGFFTPERCSVIRSGFDLDLFRNALSNRDDLTGEWAVPHDSPLVLMVACLKPQKAPLDFVGAAHEVHLRRPDAHFILAGDGELRDELSREIERLGLGKVFHTLGWREDIPRLMKASDVVILTSRWEGLPRVIPQAKAAGRPVVATAVDGSVEAIVDGVDGYLCPPGDVRTLADRLLVLLSDPVSARRMGEAASRSVDEFDRDVMIRKQEDLYIRLLDEKGLVEKGEVP; the protein is encoded by the coding sequence GTGAGATGCGTCCCGGTGGTCCATGTCATCACACAGCTCGAATTCGGCGGAGCGCAGCAGAATACCCTCTACACCGTCTCAAAACTCGATCGCAGTCTGTTCGAGCCGGTGCTGGTGACCGGGCCCGGCGGCTACCTCATGAAGGAGGCCCGTGAACTGGATGTGCCCCTTCATGTGGCCGTGAGCCTTCAAAGAAGAATCCGCCCTTTGGCCGATTTTGCCGCCTTCCGCGAGATCCTGGGCATATTGGGGTCCCTTCCCCGTTCGCCCGCCATCGTCCACACACACAGTTCCAAAGCCGGAATCCTGGGAAGACATGCTGCGCGCCGGGCGGGGGTCCCCCTGGTCGTCCACTCCATCCACGGATTCGGATTCACCCCGGGTCAGCCGCCGCTGTTTCGGAAGGCTCTCATTGAGGCGGAACGGATCACCGCACGAAGTACCGACCATTTTATTGCGGTTTCCCACTCCAATAAAGCTGACGGCGTCGAATACGGTTTTTTTACTCCCGAGCGCTGTTCGGTGATTCGATCAGGGTTCGATCTGGATCTGTTCAGGAATGCCCTGTCCAACCGGGATGACCTGACAGGGGAGTGGGCTGTCCCGCATGACAGCCCGCTTGTCCTGATGGTTGCATGCCTCAAGCCCCAGAAGGCGCCCCTGGATTTCGTCGGGGCGGCGCATGAAGTGCATCTCCGCCGTCCGGACGCCCATTTCATCCTTGCCGGTGATGGCGAGTTGAGAGATGAGCTGTCCCGGGAGATCGAGAGGCTCGGGCTTGGAAAAGTCTTTCATACTCTGGGCTGGCGGGAAGACATACCCCGGCTGATGAAGGCCAGCGATGTGGTCATTCTTACCTCGCGGTGGGAAGGGCTGCCCCGTGTCATCCCCCAGGCCAAGGCCGCAGGGAGACCGGTGGTGGCGACGGCCGTGGACGGATCTGTGGAGGCAATTGTCGATGGTGTGGACGGGTATCTCTGTCCTCCCGGCGACGTCAGAACGCTGGCGGATCGCCTCCTTGTCCTACTGAGTGACCCTGTCTCCGCCAGACGTATGGGAGAAGCGGCGAGCAGGTCCGTGGACGAGTTTGACAGGGATGTCATGATAAGGAAGCAGGAGGACCTGTATATTCGTCTCCTGGATGAGAAGGGCCTTGTCGAAAAAGGGGAGGTTCCATGA
- a CDS encoding prepilin peptidase, producing the protein MTTWHMILLFTFILGAVVGSFANVLIYRLPRRESIVSPGSHCPGCGRPIRWFDNIPLISYLILRGRCRSCGEIIPWRYPAVEMVNGLLYLGLAMRFGAGTAALVLAPFVTALVVITFVDLDHRIIPNVISYPGMAAGLGLSFLAGFPRPLDSVIGLLVGGGFLYLVATGYYLITKREGMGMGDVKLLGMIGAYLGWQALPVTILLAAVTGSVIGLAAMKVQGEGRTYAVPFGPFLALGALAHIFFGRELILWYLGRII; encoded by the coding sequence ATGACGACGTGGCACATGATTCTGCTTTTCACATTCATTCTGGGCGCCGTGGTCGGCAGCTTCGCGAATGTACTGATCTACCGTTTGCCCAGGAGGGAGTCCATCGTTTCCCCGGGATCCCACTGTCCGGGATGCGGGAGACCGATCCGATGGTTCGATAATATCCCCCTCATCAGCTATCTTATCCTCCGGGGGAGATGCCGTTCCTGCGGTGAGATCATTCCCTGGAGGTACCCGGCGGTGGAAATGGTAAACGGGCTGCTTTACCTTGGCCTCGCCATGCGGTTCGGGGCAGGAACCGCCGCTCTCGTCCTGGCGCCGTTCGTCACCGCCCTCGTCGTCATCACCTTCGTTGATCTGGACCACCGCATCATTCCCAACGTCATTTCCTATCCCGGCATGGCGGCCGGTCTGGGTCTGAGCTTCCTCGCCGGGTTTCCACGGCCGCTGGATTCGGTGATCGGGCTTCTTGTGGGAGGCGGGTTTCTATATCTTGTCGCAACAGGGTACTACCTCATCACAAAGAGGGAGGGCATGGGAATGGGCGACGTCAAACTGCTGGGGATGATAGGGGCCTACCTGGGATGGCAGGCCCTGCCCGTTACGATCCTCCTCGCGGCGGTAACCGGGTCGGTCATCGGGCTGGCAGCCATGAAAGTGCAGGGTGAGGGTAGAACCTATGCCGTCCCATTCGGGCCGTTTCTGGCACTTGGGGCACTGGCCCACATCTTTTTTGGG